One window from the genome of Microbulbifer sp. ALW1 encodes:
- the malT gene encoding HTH-type transcriptional regulator MalT: protein MLLASKYSLPDCPEHTLQRPRLQSLLEQSQSDQLLLVTAPAGYGKTTLVTSWATEQDNPVAWYSLDGGDNEPGQFCRYLVESVHRATGNGVPETSKILAAQHNLDPSLVISQMLSELRQLPSELRIVLDDYHQIDNPAVHDATRFLLRHAPAGIGVVITSRSQPPLGLGALRLQGRLLELTADDLALTIDETTQLLTRRLPFALGSDRVAQLHQLSEGWPPAIQMFALSVRNQEEVDRYLGELEQGHGHILDYLAEEVLERLAPELRQLLARTSILTRVNGLLAERLSGQSGGQQQLETAASRGLFLQAQDSSRQWFRFHPVFARFLQRQLSDGEELTQLHQTASDTWQELKQPLEALRHALEAEDRARVHRLIAEQGEQFLREGQFRVLNDSLNWLGEDQLKRHASFTLLAARLARDSFNYDRCNKLLAAAESWLQREDPQQWQAFEGAFAAMRAQVSVSRGQILKAKEYAQEALELLPEEQDSERIAAQLVIGETSFCLGELDQAMHHMEAVEKATLARHDIPNAAWALCQQTEIAFANGLLKKAAALQGRAQRLIEEHHLVGLPISEFIYRLKGQLQWEAVDLDGAAESARRGMQINRKVGERWLLPEYTLLLKVALARGDKDETLEWLERVEHLLAGEEYHRDWVANADAARMRVWQALENTDAIASWQEQAEPVVDRPSNHFEQCYGRNHVRALISLHRWSDANRLLGRLQQVAVECGLVTDQLRNRVLAAHLAWLRERREQALEHIRAALTIMQDSDLIASFLQVGKPMIVILKAALEETGKLALSEPLADKAQQLIKLAQQQPELGGGIRIELDETIVREILASDAVPDFLRHSPLTPREWQVLNAIHSGLSNERIARHFKVAPSTIKTHIRSLYQKLDVKDRQEAIALAEQLLRSVQDKP from the coding sequence ATGCTTCTAGCCTCCAAGTACAGCCTCCCCGACTGCCCGGAACACACCCTGCAAAGGCCCCGGCTGCAATCACTTCTGGAACAGAGCCAGAGTGACCAGTTGTTACTGGTCACCGCGCCCGCCGGCTACGGCAAGACCACCCTGGTGACGTCTTGGGCCACGGAGCAGGACAACCCGGTGGCCTGGTACTCCCTGGACGGCGGTGACAACGAGCCCGGCCAGTTCTGCCGCTACCTGGTGGAAAGTGTGCATCGCGCCACCGGCAACGGGGTGCCGGAAACCAGCAAAATCCTCGCCGCCCAGCACAATCTCGACCCCTCCCTGGTCATCAGCCAGATGCTGTCGGAACTGCGCCAGCTGCCCAGTGAGCTGCGCATCGTCCTCGACGACTACCACCAGATCGACAACCCGGCAGTGCACGATGCCACCCGCTTCCTGCTACGCCACGCACCCGCAGGGATCGGCGTGGTCATCACCAGCCGCAGCCAGCCACCACTGGGCCTTGGCGCCCTGCGTTTACAGGGCCGCCTGCTGGAGTTGACCGCAGACGACCTGGCGCTGACCATCGACGAAACCACCCAGCTGCTGACCCGGCGCCTGCCCTTTGCTCTGGGCAGCGACCGCGTGGCGCAGCTGCACCAGCTGTCCGAGGGCTGGCCACCGGCGATCCAGATGTTTGCGCTGTCAGTACGCAACCAGGAGGAAGTGGACCGCTACCTGGGTGAACTGGAGCAGGGGCACGGGCACATCCTCGATTACCTTGCCGAGGAAGTCCTGGAACGGCTGGCCCCGGAACTGCGCCAACTGCTGGCCCGCACCTCCATCCTGACCCGGGTCAACGGCCTGCTGGCGGAGCGTCTCAGCGGTCAGAGTGGTGGCCAGCAGCAGCTGGAAACCGCCGCCAGCCGCGGTCTCTTTCTTCAGGCGCAAGACTCCAGCCGCCAGTGGTTCCGCTTCCACCCGGTTTTTGCCCGCTTCCTGCAGCGCCAGCTGTCCGACGGCGAGGAGCTCACCCAGCTGCACCAGACCGCCAGCGATACCTGGCAGGAGCTCAAGCAGCCACTGGAAGCCCTGCGCCACGCGCTGGAAGCGGAAGACCGCGCGCGGGTACACCGCCTTATCGCCGAGCAGGGCGAACAATTCCTGCGCGAGGGCCAGTTCCGGGTACTGAACGACAGCCTCAACTGGCTCGGAGAAGACCAGCTCAAACGCCACGCCTCCTTCACTCTGCTGGCCGCCCGCCTCGCCCGCGACAGCTTCAACTACGACCGCTGCAACAAGTTGCTGGCCGCCGCCGAGAGCTGGCTGCAGCGCGAAGACCCGCAGCAGTGGCAAGCATTCGAGGGGGCCTTTGCTGCCATGCGCGCGCAGGTTTCCGTATCCCGCGGCCAGATCCTCAAAGCCAAGGAGTACGCCCAGGAGGCGCTGGAGCTGTTACCGGAAGAGCAGGACAGCGAGCGCATCGCCGCCCAGCTGGTCATCGGTGAAACCAGTTTCTGCCTGGGGGAGCTGGATCAGGCGATGCACCATATGGAAGCGGTGGAAAAGGCCACCCTCGCTCGCCACGACATTCCCAACGCCGCCTGGGCCCTGTGCCAGCAGACCGAAATCGCCTTTGCCAACGGCCTGCTGAAAAAGGCCGCGGCGCTGCAGGGCCGCGCCCAGCGCCTGATCGAGGAACACCACCTGGTGGGCCTGCCGATCTCCGAATTTATCTATCGCCTGAAAGGGCAGCTGCAGTGGGAAGCCGTCGACCTGGACGGCGCCGCGGAATCTGCCCGCCGGGGTATGCAGATCAACCGCAAGGTCGGTGAGCGCTGGCTGCTGCCGGAATACACCCTGCTGTTGAAAGTGGCACTGGCACGGGGAGACAAAGATGAAACCCTCGAGTGGCTGGAGCGTGTGGAACACCTGCTGGCGGGCGAAGAGTACCACCGCGACTGGGTAGCCAATGCGGATGCGGCGCGCATGCGCGTGTGGCAGGCGCTGGAGAATACCGATGCCATCGCCAGCTGGCAGGAGCAGGCGGAGCCGGTGGTCGACCGCCCCAGCAACCACTTCGAGCAGTGCTACGGCCGCAACCATGTGCGCGCGCTGATTTCCCTGCACCGCTGGTCCGATGCCAACCGTCTTTTAGGTCGCCTGCAACAGGTGGCCGTGGAGTGCGGTCTGGTCACCGACCAGCTGCGCAACCGCGTACTCGCCGCCCACCTGGCGTGGCTGCGCGAGCGCCGCGAACAGGCGCTGGAGCATATCCGCGCCGCCCTCACCATCATGCAGGACAGCGACCTTATCGCCAGCTTCCTGCAGGTTGGCAAGCCGATGATCGTGATTTTAAAAGCGGCGCTGGAGGAAACCGGCAAGCTCGCACTGAGCGAGCCGCTGGCAGACAAGGCCCAGCAACTGATCAAGCTCGCCCAGCAGCAGCCAGAGCTGGGGGGCGGCATCCGCATC
- a CDS encoding glycoside hydrolase family 3 protein, with protein sequence MPQDTLKHVSTLIKHMSLAEKVGQLFVLGYSGKDTEYAKSLVREMHVGGFYLTHDNADTPDEAYELTSQLDYEAHLRACDAPLLLAVDQEGAWGVLVEHTTTGPGNLALGSANNLALTENMHRVLGREMRTLGFNCILGPCSDINSNPNNPIIGVRSFGGGTESVAAHAAAAVKGLHRGGVVSAAKHFPGHGDTGEDSHRLLPVVDKSWDELRHSDLRPFQATVDGGVDLVMTSHILYPKIDPDNPATLSKKILRDILRKKMGFRGLIITDSMNMWAMRKNYAPAEAAVRALAAGADLVMLSEEHYENQLGGYKEKQRETIHGVIYAVERGELAEEIIDTALTRVLTVKYQREAFTHPARLVHGSLQSGEHQHIAAECARTAIQVLRNKTGAWPLKHDGFTLVGASNPKMHQLVISTRGIGPNDPQTAYQVFRQELANRGCHFAEVGYDLLETLLAADSRCRIELPLVIVTEDYPLPGLDYDGTAQADIVQRAIAKFGDAVVVVALRSDYELASFPELATYVCSYSSRACSASAAAQLLAQNLEISATSSEPA encoded by the coding sequence ATGCCACAGGATACGTTGAAGCACGTCAGCACACTGATCAAACACATGTCGCTGGCGGAAAAGGTCGGCCAGCTGTTCGTACTCGGCTACTCCGGGAAAGATACGGAATACGCCAAGTCACTGGTTCGGGAAATGCACGTGGGCGGATTCTACCTGACCCATGACAACGCCGACACACCCGATGAAGCCTACGAGCTCACGTCACAACTGGATTACGAGGCGCACCTGCGCGCCTGCGATGCGCCGCTGTTGCTCGCCGTCGACCAGGAAGGCGCCTGGGGGGTACTGGTAGAACACACCACGACCGGTCCCGGCAACCTGGCACTGGGTTCGGCGAATAACCTGGCACTGACGGAAAATATGCACCGGGTACTCGGCCGCGAAATGCGTACCCTCGGCTTCAACTGTATCCTCGGCCCCTGCTCGGATATCAACAGCAATCCGAACAACCCGATTATCGGCGTGCGCTCCTTTGGCGGGGGAACCGAATCAGTCGCCGCCCACGCGGCAGCCGCGGTAAAAGGGCTGCACCGTGGTGGTGTAGTCTCCGCGGCCAAACATTTTCCCGGCCACGGCGACACTGGCGAAGACAGCCACCGCCTGCTGCCTGTTGTGGATAAATCCTGGGACGAATTACGCCACAGCGACCTGCGGCCCTTCCAGGCTACCGTTGACGGGGGCGTCGACCTGGTGATGACCAGCCACATCCTGTACCCGAAGATAGACCCGGACAACCCCGCCACCCTGTCAAAGAAAATCCTACGGGATATTCTGCGTAAGAAAATGGGCTTCCGTGGCCTGATCATTACCGACAGCATGAATATGTGGGCCATGCGCAAGAATTACGCCCCGGCAGAGGCGGCGGTGCGCGCCCTTGCCGCCGGTGCTGACCTGGTAATGCTCAGCGAAGAACACTATGAAAACCAGCTCGGTGGCTACAAGGAAAAACAGCGCGAAACCATTCATGGTGTCATTTACGCCGTCGAACGCGGCGAGCTCGCCGAAGAAATCATCGACACCGCTCTCACCCGGGTGCTTACCGTCAAATACCAGCGCGAGGCATTCACCCACCCTGCGCGTTTGGTACACGGCTCACTGCAAAGTGGTGAGCACCAGCATATTGCGGCCGAGTGCGCACGCACGGCCATCCAGGTATTGCGTAACAAGACCGGAGCCTGGCCACTGAAACACGACGGCTTCACCCTGGTCGGTGCCTCCAATCCAAAAATGCACCAGCTGGTGATTAGCACCCGCGGAATTGGTCCCAACGATCCACAAACCGCCTATCAGGTCTTCCGGCAGGAACTCGCAAACCGCGGCTGTCATTTTGCCGAAGTCGGCTACGACCTGCTGGAAACCCTGCTGGCAGCAGACAGCCGCTGCCGTATCGAGCTGCCACTGGTGATCGTGACCGAGGACTACCCACTTCCCGGACTGGATTACGACGGTACCGCGCAAGCGGATATCGTGCAGCGGGCGATTGCCAAGTTCGGCGATGCGGTTGTTGTGGTGGCGCTTCGATCGGACTACGAGCTGGCAAGCTTTCCCGAACTGGCCACTTACGTGTGTAGCTATTCCAGCCGCGCCTGCAGTGCCAGCGCCGCCGCGCAGCTGCTGGCCCAGAACCTGGAGATTTCAGCAACATCCTCTGAGCCCGCCTGA
- a CDS encoding family 20 glycosylhydrolase, which produces MRYLKLVGTALLSSVLASCDQPATGTAFPAPTSAETALEKIASMLSIQLEVLKNYQGVDSSLRQMCKQAGGIGAKCSTYRMSLTNSGADLAPEAQDWTLYFHSIRRNLALLNSDAFALEHVKGDLHRLIPTGKFTGLPAGKTLQLDFLIEERIQFESDFMPRFFVADSTGRTLVIENTDSNALNRFVLPITTNDPQNWKHTPSDANTLATAASRYQSHLAAGNHASVGSDWQSRIIPKPLFTQPYALKPVRLDDGIRIESGVLTTKSVDAINQRLAQLRLAPESDRAYPVKLVVAPESFTDAVSGSYRLDAQTQEAIVVGYDQAGAFYGLQSLLALVDADKRTLAPAKVEDAPRFQHRGMFLDVGRNFHSKEVVLKLLEQMAAYKLNRFHFHLSDDEGWRLEIPGLPELTDVGSKRCFDLSETRCLLPQLGSGPDSNNFGSGFYTVEDYIEIVRFAAARHIEVIPEFDTPAHARAAIVAMEARYKKYRETSPEKANEFRLIDPEDNTDFLSVQFYNDSYVNPCIDSSYHFVEKLIREVQQMHAIAGASLATWHFGGDEAINLLAFDSFEDAPGTDPEKGDAAASARQQPWSGSPQCQQLVADGSVASIDKLGNYFASRVSALVNDAGIQTMGAWYDGLKHIQDPTKDLSTANNYINSWAPAFGDGGDKSHRLASRGFGVVQSHSDHLYFDMPYEMDPKENGYYWASRTSDTRKVFGYSPLNTPQMAEVFPNADGQPWSGKAPTAEFAQAVLGIQGQLWSETTRTDTMVEYKIFPRLLALAERAWHKAEWELPPQQQEFDGDSNLVNKEQLAADWLTFSAALGHKELYKLDLGGVDYRVPVPGAIVEASKLKVATPYPGLSVEYFDGREWQAVTHQTAPESVIRLRARSADGKRSSRSVEI; this is translated from the coding sequence ATGCGATACCTGAAACTTGTGGGCACAGCTCTCCTTTCCTCCGTGCTCGCCAGTTGCGACCAGCCTGCAACGGGCACTGCATTTCCTGCACCTACCAGCGCAGAAACAGCGCTAGAAAAGATTGCCAGCATGCTCTCGATCCAGCTCGAAGTGCTGAAAAATTACCAGGGAGTGGATAGCTCGCTGCGGCAAATGTGCAAACAGGCCGGTGGCATCGGCGCCAAGTGTTCAACCTATCGCATGTCGCTCACCAATAGCGGCGCCGACCTGGCACCGGAAGCACAGGACTGGACCCTGTACTTTCACAGCATCCGCCGCAACCTGGCACTGCTAAACAGTGACGCGTTTGCGCTGGAGCACGTCAAGGGCGATCTGCACCGGCTGATACCCACCGGGAAATTTACCGGTTTGCCCGCTGGCAAAACCCTGCAACTGGACTTCCTGATTGAAGAGCGCATCCAGTTTGAATCGGACTTTATGCCGCGCTTTTTCGTTGCCGACAGCACGGGCCGGACCTTGGTGATCGAAAATACCGACAGTAACGCTCTCAACCGCTTTGTCCTTCCGATCACCACCAACGATCCGCAAAACTGGAAGCACACCCCCAGCGATGCCAACACCCTGGCCACTGCCGCCAGCCGCTACCAGAGTCACCTGGCTGCGGGCAACCACGCTTCCGTAGGGAGCGATTGGCAATCGCGCATTATCCCCAAACCACTATTCACTCAGCCTTACGCCCTGAAGCCCGTGCGGCTCGATGACGGTATCCGTATTGAAAGCGGCGTGCTGACAACAAAAAGCGTGGACGCCATTAACCAGCGGCTAGCGCAATTGCGATTGGCCCCCGAAAGCGACAGAGCCTACCCAGTAAAGCTTGTCGTTGCCCCGGAAAGCTTTACTGATGCCGTCAGTGGCAGCTACCGCCTGGATGCGCAAACGCAAGAAGCCATCGTCGTAGGCTATGACCAGGCTGGCGCCTTCTATGGTCTGCAGTCCCTGCTGGCACTGGTGGATGCGGACAAGCGCACACTGGCACCGGCCAAAGTCGAGGATGCACCACGCTTCCAGCACCGGGGCATGTTCCTCGATGTAGGGCGTAACTTTCACAGTAAAGAGGTAGTGCTGAAACTGCTGGAACAGATGGCGGCCTACAAGCTCAACCGTTTTCACTTCCATCTTTCAGACGATGAGGGCTGGCGACTGGAAATTCCCGGTCTACCGGAACTGACGGACGTGGGCAGCAAGCGCTGTTTCGACCTGAGTGAAACCCGCTGTCTGCTGCCACAGCTGGGATCGGGGCCAGACAGCAACAATTTTGGCAGCGGTTTTTATACCGTCGAGGACTATATCGAGATAGTGCGCTTTGCTGCCGCACGGCATATCGAAGTCATTCCCGAATTCGACACCCCCGCCCATGCGCGCGCCGCTATTGTCGCCATGGAAGCGCGATACAAAAAATATCGCGAGACTTCACCGGAAAAGGCCAACGAATTCCGCCTGATCGATCCGGAAGACAACACAGATTTTCTTTCGGTGCAGTTCTACAATGACAGCTACGTAAATCCCTGTATCGATTCCAGCTATCACTTTGTAGAGAAGCTGATCCGCGAAGTACAACAGATGCATGCGATCGCCGGCGCGTCACTCGCTACCTGGCACTTCGGCGGCGACGAGGCCATCAACCTGCTGGCGTTCGACAGCTTTGAAGATGCACCGGGCACGGACCCGGAAAAAGGTGATGCTGCCGCGTCCGCCCGCCAGCAGCCCTGGTCCGGCTCCCCCCAGTGCCAGCAGTTGGTGGCAGACGGCAGCGTGGCGTCCATCGACAAACTCGGCAACTATTTTGCCAGCCGTGTCAGCGCCCTGGTGAACGATGCCGGCATCCAGACCATGGGTGCCTGGTATGACGGGCTCAAACATATCCAGGACCCGACAAAAGATCTCAGCACAGCCAACAACTACATCAACTCCTGGGCACCGGCTTTCGGCGACGGCGGTGATAAAAGCCACCGCCTGGCGAGCCGCGGATTCGGCGTGGTGCAGTCCCACTCTGACCACCTCTATTTCGATATGCCCTACGAAATGGACCCGAAAGAGAACGGCTACTACTGGGCGTCGCGTACCTCCGATACCCGCAAGGTGTTCGGCTACTCACCGCTCAACACCCCGCAGATGGCCGAAGTCTTTCCCAATGCCGATGGCCAGCCCTGGAGCGGCAAAGCACCGACCGCAGAATTTGCGCAAGCCGTGCTGGGCATTCAGGGCCAGCTGTGGAGTGAGACCACACGCACCGACACCATGGTGGAATACAAAATCTTTCCGCGGCTGCTGGCGCTGGCCGAGCGCGCCTGGCACAAAGCCGAGTGGGAACTGCCACCGCAGCAACAGGAATTCGATGGCGACAGCAATCTGGTCAATAAAGAGCAGCTGGCCGCCGACTGGCTGACCTTTTCCGCCGCGCTGGGCCACAAGGAACTCTACAAATTGGACCTGGGCGGGGTGGACTACCGAGTACCTGTGCCCGGTGCCATTGTCGAAGCCAGCAAACTGAAAGTCGCCACCCCCTACCCCGGTCTTTCCGTGGAGTATTTTGATGGCCGCGAATGGCAGGCGGTCACTCACCAGACAGCACCCGAGTCGGTCATTCGCCTGCGGGCACGCAGCGCCGACGGCAAGCGCTCCAGTAGAAGCGTGGAAATATGA